A part of Xenopus tropicalis strain Nigerian chromosome 4, UCB_Xtro_10.0, whole genome shotgun sequence genomic DNA contains:
- the tox3 gene encoding TOX high mobility group box family member 3: protein MDVRFYPAAAGNALSGDPSNLDFSQCLDYYSYKFGNNNYMNMTEANNAFLTANETFHTPSLGDEEFEIPPITPPPETDPALAMTDVLLPFQVMGEALAAQGNEFTPQFPPQSLDLPSITISRNLMEQEGALHNNSLSLDQRQAQMSQYRQDHSLIMRSLVHMTDAARAGIMSPSQLTTINQSQLSAQLGLNIGSTAIPHTSPSPPASKSATPSPSSSVNDEDVDETNRTIGEKRAAPDSGKKPKTPKKKKKKDPNEPQKPVSAYALFFRDTQAAIKGQNPNATFGEVSKIVASMWDGLGEEQKQVYKRKTEAAKKEYLKALAAYRASLVSKAAAESAEAQTIRSVQQTLASTNLSSTLLLNTSLSQHAAVSVASQNLQQSIPRAIAPKPLTMRLPSNQIVTSVTIAPNMPSNIGTPLMSSMGAPMVATPPSSQVSPSLQSQQHQIQQLQQQQLHQMQQQQLHQHQMHQQIQQQMQQQQFQHHMQQQLQQQKQQQQLQQQMQQQLQHIHLQHMQQQQMQHIQHQSQLSPQQQSPAGSQSGVPAQIASPIPHISSPSPVSQHHQPLTQSQAQTQLLSQVSIF from the exons tTTGGGAATAATAACTACATGAATATGACTGAAGCCAATAATGCTTTTCTCACTGCAAATGAG ACATTCCATACTCCTAGTCTTGGAGATGAAGAGTTTGAGATTCCTCCAATTACACCACCTCCTGAAACAGACCCTGCGCTAGCCATGACCGATGTCCTGTTGCCATTTCAAGTAATGGGAGAAGCACTGGCTGCTCAAGGAAATGAATTTACACCCCAATTTCCTCCTCAAAGTCTGGATCTTCCTTCTATCACTATTTCTCGAAATCTAATGGAGCAGGAAGGTGCATTACACAACAATAGTCTGTCATTG GACCAAAGGCAGGCTCAGATGTCCCAGTACAGACAAGACCACTCATTGATTATGAGGTCACTGGTTCATATGACTGATGCAGCACGAGCAGGAATAATGTCTCCTAGTCAGCTAACCACAATAAACCAATCTCAACTCAGTGCCCAGCTAGGGCTCAACATTGGTAGCACTGCCATTCCACACACCTCTCCCTCTCCTCCTGCAAGCAAGTCTGCCACTCCTTCTCCTTCAAGCTCTGTTAATGATGAAGATGTTGATGAGACGAACAGA acaaTTGGGGAAAAACGAGCTGCCCCAGATTCTGGCAAGAAACCTAAGACacctaagaagaagaaaaagaaagatcctAATGAACCCCAGAAGCCTGTTTCTGCATATGCTCTCTTTTTTCGGGACACTCAAGCTGCAATTAAAGGACAAAATCCCAATGCTACCTTTGGAGAAGTTTCTAAAATAGTGGCATCTATGTGGGATGGCTTAGGAGAAGAGCAGAAACAG GTGTATAAAAGGAAAACAGAAGCAGCCAAGAAGGAATACTTAAAAGCTCTTGCAGCCTATCGGGCAAGTCTTGTATCAAAG gCTGCAGCAGAATCTGCTGAAGCTCAAACAATCCGGTCTGTTCAGCAAACACTGGCATCAACGAATCTATCATCCACTCTTCTGCTAAATACATCACTTTCTCAGCATGCAGCTGTCTCTGTGGCCTCTCAGAATCTTCAGCAATCAATTCCTAGGGCAATTGCACCTAAACCTTTAACCATGAGGCTACCTTCAAATCAGATTGTCACTTCAGTCACCATTGCTCCAAATATGCCGTCTAACATTGGAACACCTTTGATGAGCTCCATGGGTGCCCCAATGGTTGCCACCCCTCCTTCTTCTCAAGTGAGTCCATCATTGCAGAGTCAGCAACATCAAATTCAGCagttgcagcagcagcagttgcATCAAATGCAGCAACAACAGCTCCACCAGCACCAGATGCACCAGCAGATTCAACAACAAATGCAGCAGCAACAATTTCAGCATCATATGCAGCAGCAGCTCCAGCAACAGAAACAACAGCAGCAACTCCAGCAGCAAATGCAACAACAACTACAACATATACACTTACAACacatgcagcagcagcagatgcAACATATTCAACATCAGTCTCAGCTGTCTCCACAACAGCAGTCACCTGCTGGCTCCCAATCTGGTGTACCCGCCCAGATAGCATCTCCTATTCCACATATTAGCAGTCCATCTCCAGTATCTCAGCACCATCAACCACTAACTCAATCACAGGCACAGACTCAATTGTTATCCCAAGTCAGTATTTTCTAA